The region TTAATTCAGGTATTTACTGCTTCTAACAGGAAAGCTGTTTAATGTGATGGAACTCAAGTAATTTCCTGAAAGCTTGTTATTTGGCGAAAGGGAAAAAACGAGCCTAACATAAGAAGGAGAATAGGTAAATGGCAAAAGTAGTATTAGCTCGCATTGATGATCGATTGATTCATGGGCAGGTAATGACGGCCTGGTTACAATATGTTGGAGCAAATCACATTGTAATTATCGATGATGAAACGGCATCTGATGATTTTGTAAAATCAATTATTCAAATGTCGGTGCCAAGAGAAATCAGGCTGGATATTTATCATTGCAAGGAAGCAGCCGCAGAAATTCAAAAAATGAGTGATCATGAAAATCTCTTGCTTCTTGCAAAAAATCCGGAAAGTTTTTTGTTCTTAATTGAAACAGGACTTCCGCTGAAAAAAGTAATTATCGGCGGCATGGGCGCAAATCCCGAACGGACGAAATTATACAAAAATATTTCTGCTTCGGATATAGAAAGAGCAATGCTCAAAAAAATTATGGCTCATGGTGTAGAAGTGGTAATTCATATTATTCCTGACCAGAAGGCAGTTGGCGTGGAAGAATATTTGAAATAAGTATAATAGAGTAAAGGGGTCTTTAGGGTGTTAAAAGGAAAATCGATCGTTGTTACAGGTGGTGGGAGCGGACTTGGCGCAGCAGCGTCAAAAGCTTTTGCCAGAGAAGGCGCAAAGATTGCAGTGCTCGATCTTGATGAAGCAGCCGCAAAACATACGGCAAATGAAATCATGGCAGAAGGCGGCGAAGCAATTTTTCAAAAAGTAAATGTGGTGGATAAAAAATCGGTCTTTCTAGCTGGAGATATAATTGCTGAACAATTCGGCGGTATTGATGTTTGGATGAATTGTGCAGGAGTATCCAAAATATTACCGTTTCTTGATTGTACAGAAGAAATTTGGGATTTTATGCTTGATATCAATCTCAAAGGGGGATTTTTTTGTTGCCAAAGTGCTGTAACACACATGCTTAAAAGCAACGGTGGAGTTATTATTAACTTGTCATCTCAATCGGGGAAAAAGGCAGGCTCCCATTATCAGGCATATTGTGCCAGTAAATTCGGCGTTATCGGACTTACCCAATCTATTGCTTTGGAGTTTGCAAAACAGGGTATCCGTGCCAATGCCATCTGTCCGGGTGTTGTACAAACTCCCATGTGGGATAAACAAGTTCACGAGTATGCGAAAAAACGCAATCTGCAGCCTGAAGAAGTTATGCCTTATTTCTGCAAAACAATTCCGATGGGACGTGTTGCCAGCTATAAGAACTTTACCGATATGGCAATCTTTCTTGCTAGTGATAAATCCGAATATATGACAGGTCAAGCGCTAAATCTGACAGGTGGTTCTATAATGTTTTAATAAAAAGGGGAAAGAGGATATGTCAATTGATGTTTTTCAGGCTATATTGATTGGGGTAGTTTATTATTTGGGCTTCAATGGAACGCCATGGTTGACAAATTTAGGAGCAACAATTGCCAATAGACCCTTAATTGCGGGCACCCTGGTGGGATATATCCTTGGCGATCCAGTCACGGGCTGCGTGATTGGGGCCGCAATTAACTTACCCTTTTTAGCTACCATTTCTGCCGGCGGTACTGTCCCCATGGATCCGGGGTTAGCTGGAACAATTGGGACGGCCCTGGCCCTGGCAGCAGGAGCAACACCGCAGGTAGCAGTCGTTTTAGCTGTCATTGTCGGCTTTTTCGGATCCAAATTGTTTGCGCTTAGAATGACCGTGGACATAAAATTTCTTCATATGGCCGATAAGGCTGCTGCAGAAGGCGACTATCGTAAATTAGTGTTTCTTAATATTGTACCACCGCAATTATTCCTGGCTTTTATCACGGTCATACCTGTAGCCTTAGTCGTATATTTCGGAGCAGATATCATGACTATGGCGGTTAAATC is a window of Propionispora hippei DSM 15287 DNA encoding:
- a CDS encoding PTS sugar transporter subunit IIB; translation: MAKVVLARIDDRLIHGQVMTAWLQYVGANHIVIIDDETASDDFVKSIIQMSVPREIRLDIYHCKEAAAEIQKMSDHENLLLLAKNPESFLFLIETGLPLKKVIIGGMGANPERTKLYKNISASDIERAMLKKIMAHGVEVVIHIIPDQKAVGVEEYLK
- a CDS encoding SDR family NAD(P)-dependent oxidoreductase; the protein is MLKGKSIVVTGGGSGLGAAASKAFAREGAKIAVLDLDEAAAKHTANEIMAEGGEAIFQKVNVVDKKSVFLAGDIIAEQFGGIDVWMNCAGVSKILPFLDCTEEIWDFMLDINLKGGFFCCQSAVTHMLKSNGGVIINLSSQSGKKAGSHYQAYCASKFGVIGLTQSIALEFAKQGIRANAICPGVVQTPMWDKQVHEYAKKRNLQPEEVMPYFCKTIPMGRVASYKNFTDMAIFLASDKSEYMTGQALNLTGGSIMF
- a CDS encoding PTS mannose/fructose/sorbose/N-acetylgalactosamine transporter subunit IIC → MSIDVFQAILIGVVYYLGFNGTPWLTNLGATIANRPLIAGTLVGYILGDPVTGCVIGAAINLPFLATISAGGTVPMDPGLAGTIGTALALAAGATPQVAVVLAVIVGFFGSKLFALRMTVDIKFLHMADKAAAEGDYRKLVFLNIVPPQLFLAFITVIPVALVVYFGADIMTMAVKSLSATPLHVLTVIGGILPAFGIAMNLRAIVSKNIILFFLIGFILQMYFHVPIIVISIIGFIIAVFYIEHSMKNEGAR